The genomic region ttccTGTACCTACCACTGTTCTTGGATTCATTCAACTCTTTCTGACACAAAAATTACTGAAATATATTGCCTATGAAACAAATTTATATGCTTCCCAAAATAAGGCAGGTACTGGGCAAAGTACAAAGCATAGATGGCAACCAGTGACAGTGAAGGAAATTGCTAGATATATGGGACTGACGATCTTGATGGGTATTTGCCCGTTGCCAAGACTTAGAATGTATTGGCAAACAGGCAGATTCTGGCACATACCTTGTTTCAACACCTTCATGACAGGTAAGCGATTTGAAATGATTGCTAAATATTtccatgtttataacaataagtcCATACCACCAGGCCAAGGAGTTGACAAACTTATCAAAGTTCGCTCACTCATGCAATATCTCCTGAATAGATTCAAGAGAATATACATTCCCAATAAAAATTTGAGTTTGGATGAAGGGACAATGCCATGGCGTGGCCGTCTATCTTTCAAGACCTATAATCCCAATAAACCAGATAAATACGGAATAAAGCTCTACATGCTAGCTGAAGCCACCAGTGGCTACATTTATGATTTTGAAATCTATTCAGGAGTTGGGAAAAAGACGATTGACACAGTTATGGCCTTGATTGAACCACTGAAGGATAaaggttaccatttatatatggacaaCTATTACAATTCGGTCAGATTGAGTGAGGCACTACTTCAAGTAGgggtatacacctgtggtaccctCAGACTGCAGCGTGGTGCACCTAAATCCCTTCAGATGCAAGCAAAGGGTAAAGTGCCAATAGATAAAACTTTATTCAAACGCAAAGACAATACTTTCATAATTTTGTGGAAAGATAAACGAATTGTTTCACTCATAACAAATTGCCACAATGCAGAAACACAACAGGTTCAACGCAGAAAACGAGTACGGAATCGTGATGGAACAACCTCAGTGCAGCaggtaactgtcaacaagccgaatgcaatctgtgactacaatacaaacatgaaaggtgttgatcactttgaccaaatgatcaaatattatcacttcacaaggaaaacacacaaatggacgaagaaaatgaccttttattttgtgcaaatggctatctacaatgcttttgtgatgtacaactactacacaacAGATAGAAAGAAACTGACATTACTCCATTTCCATGAACAAGTCATCGCTGCACTATTGTTCTATAAGTCTAGTAACTGGCCTGAGGAAGATGATGACATCCCACATGCTGCTGATGTCAATGCCACTGGAGCCAATGTTGCAACACCAGGACCATCAACACCCAGAGCTCCAACAGCAGGACCTTCAGGTGTGAGGCGCCCACTATTCACTTCACCTGTACCTGCAGACTTACCTTCATCATCTGAGTCAGGAGACGAGGCTGTGATTATCACTAGTGGTGCTTCTGCTGCAACAAGACCCCGTATTGTGGATAATCCAGACCGCCTCAAAAGAAACTTGTCCCATACCCAAGTAAAGATACAGAAACGTCTGAGGTGTCGTGTGTGCAAATTGTCGGGTAAAAGGAAGGACACACACTATAAGTGCAAGACGTGTGATGTGGCATTGTGTCCTGCACCATGCTACAGCAAATACCATCGAAAGAGAAAATTCTGGGCCGATAAGCAGTAATGCTTGCCCACCATCCACTCCACCTATACAAAACATGGGTTGACCCTGCAGGAAACGTTTTCCAGGAGCAGGTGGAGTGGATAAAACAAATGTTCAACCCATGTCatgttcaacacacaacactgaggtggtaagtgcaaatttttttattatttatttatttatttttttttgttcatacTTTCCCGTATTGTACAGGCAATGTTGTTCTTCAATTGGCCCTTATATGCACATATCCATCTGAAGAATTCTATTAGGAACATTTTCATACCTAAATGAGcgctgtaacacgaaaattgagattaccaccaggaaataatactaaacatatgtgggcgggaattgggagtgtagctggaaggcgtctgagcgctcactcacggctaacgcgtggcccgtcttcaactcgtcggcggttggagcgtgaccaggttttttattttatatgttaatattcctctagagaattctattacgaacccattgagaccaaaatgaaagacctaggacgaaaattgaggtgaccagagtgaaaatagtgaaaacattttatcgtgtttgcgcgctcccgggtaactcgttcgcactttctctgcttgctgcgggtaattagccgggcttttggagtttatatgcatttagtgctgtagagaattttattgcgaacacaatgataccaaatttaatctcgtagaacgaaaattgaggtgacaaagttgaagagagtatacacttttcggaattgaCGCGTGCTTCCAtgacacgctggggcccatatcgccctgtcgaggggtggcgcgcggggtgcgcgaaagtgttaatatttaTGCTAACAACTATCGCGAGTTTTCTGGACAGCTGAGGGTGTCTGCTTTCCAAAGACACCTAATTACGATCTTCTAGCTGCTATAACAAGAAAGTTAATATTTTGTGCACTCCTGTGCACTCTCTGCAATTTCCTGAAGTCAAAATGGCAATTTGCTTCTTCTATCAAACATGTGTAAGCTAGCCAGAGGGTCAACCTCTAACATAGGGTAACTCTGTTCAGTTACTTTATAGCTCCTAAGGTATGGTAATTATGCTTGCAAACTGCATATgatctgaacaaatcaacaagagccgtgacgaggattcgagcctgcgtccgagatcatcccagacgctgtcttaatcgactgagctacatgatcgtagctcagtcgattaaggcagcgtctgggatgctctcggacgcaggttcgaatcctcgtcacggcccttgtggatttgttcatttgatgcatcacgcaattgtgatttctgtgtgcatatGATCTATTACACCAATGTCTGTAAATCATAAGAAAATTACAACCTAATGCATGATGTAAATCAAAACATTAGTCTagtttctttatatattattaCATAGACATATAACACGGTTTGTATGTTATTCCAAATTAGGTACTAATTTGAGGCTCCTGGTGAGTACCTCCTGTTTCTATTACCATCCAGGCGAGTATCCTACTTGTTAATGAACATTTGCTATTTAAAATTTTGGAGAACAGCCTCATTCATAGCACGATAATACATACCTTCACCAGTTGGATAAGCTGTGGACAGATTAGCTGGAAACAGGTAGGCCGTAGCAGCCATCACAATAAACAGCCGTAACACAGCAGACGTCGTCACCAAACTTTGTCTCTTTCTCGCCCTGTTAATCGTGACTTTCTTGTTGTGTGATTTTCTGTGGCCATTGTGGTGTTGACTCATCATTGGCTCTCgccacaactgctgctgctgaaGAGTACTTATGGGTGTGCAGCTTCTTGCCCTGATCCTGCTGCTGTTGTCAGGCACTCTTCTGGCTGCTGATCTTGCTACAGCTGGTGTCTTCGTCAGATACTGCTCTTGCTCCTAGCAATGTTCTTCACTGTAACAGAAAAGAGATAAAATATTGCAATTAAAATCAAATTTGTTTATAAAATCCAAATGCTTAAGTTATTGCAATGCAATAACGTATGCATTTTATTTAAGTCTTTATTTCTCATTTCTTGCTGGAACCATTTAAACCTTCCTATCAAGTTCCACTTTGTACTATGACCAttcaaacctgcctggcgagtacctCCTTGCataatgaccatccaaacctgcctggcgagtacctCCTTGCataatgaccatccaaacctgcctggcgagtacatccttgcataatgaccatccaaacctgtctggcgagtacatccttgcataATGATCAACCAAACTTGCCTTGTGAGTACATCCTTGCacatgaccatccaaacctgcctctgAGTACATCCTTGCATCATGACCATCTATACCTGCCTGGTGAGTACATTTTGCATCAGGACCATCCATACCTGTCGAGAAAAAAACGACCTACCTCTATAATCCTAGTTACAATATGCAGTTAACTGCGCTGCTGTTCTTGTACTAACCTATTAACCAATACTAACAcaaattaatttaataactcATACAAAGAAAACGAGATTATAGTGGAATTTTCCTTTAAACGTAGGATATATATCGCCCGTCacaacaaaatatattaataaaatattaataatcaTTAAAAACTAACAGTTCAGTGTTAAAATTAATAACAAACCGTTCCCTGTAACTGGTTCAAATAAATTCACCAGTAAAATTAACGCCTCCCTTCCTTCGTCCAAAAATGGGCAAAATTTAGCCGGTTCCAATAACGTGACTGAGCTGGGGAAGGAGGGCGGCGGCCACTGTGGAATGAACACACTGCTCGCGTGATTTAGTAAAAAAAAAGCAGCTACGTTTATACTCGTGAACCCGAGCTATCTAGACGTTCTTCAGCTGCCGCGACCTCAAATAACGGGAGTACCTCGTTTCCGGCTGTTTAAAAAACTAACATTATTTTGTAGGGGCCCTAGAATATTATTTAAATGGAACCGGTGATGAGGCGGGCGAACACCCAAAACCGGGTGAGCCTCTCACAATCTTGAAATATTCTAATTTAATTATTAGTTAATACTaattatttaaattaatttaataagtattaattaatactaataatttAAATGCGCCATATCTGTGTAGGAAGTAAAGTTGCAGTTGTTAGATTGTCTTCTTCCGGCAGATCTGTGGTCACCTGGGAAGTAAGCGTCAGCAACCTGTCGTCACTAGGGAACAGACACCATAGCCACGAGGCTTATTCCTGGCACACTGGTCACGTGTCCCTCTGATATCCACACTGAAGTCATCAAACAGCTAAGGCCTTCGTGTACAAACTAACCCCCAGTACAATAGTAAACTCACtttaatacacacagaaatcacactagcatgatgcatcaaatgaactagtccacaagggccgtgatgagggttcgaactcacGTCTGAGATGATCCTAGACGCACCTTtatcgactaggccacgacatgataaaataattgcaaccgggagttccacctggcctcacacgatcctgcagtctctccgagacactaaccagggttttacacaaatcCCCCATGAACTCTGGCTCAGTCAATAAGATGTTCTACTTCTTCGCCCTTATTTCATTACACTCAGAAATCACAATATCGTGATGAGGCCAAgtggaactcccggttgcaatttttttaccatgtcgtggccaagtcgattaaggcgcgtcatgGATCCTCTcaggcataggttcgaaccctcatcaccgcaattgaggatttattaattttaactctTAGTAAAAATTTGCTATCAATCGATTGATAGGTTACTTTAATTAATTAACCCCCAAATTGTGTTGGGATATGACTTATGGGAGATTTTAAATCCATACAGTCCGCTCAATTAAACATACAGTCCACTAAGCTATGGAAAGAATTAATAATTAAATCAATTATACATCATAAATAAAATtacattaaattaaataattttttaatataattttttttaattatcaggggaaagcgccaagccattacgactttatagagctgggaaggggtcaggataatgatttgggatgggacgggggggaaagtaatggtgcccaaccacttggacggtcgggggattaaatgccgacctgcatgaagcgagacccacaatacctgcctggcgagtacatcctccAACCATGACCATCCATAACTTACTggcaacaatgttgtttccagattATTTTGTAAACATTAGTTAGTCTCTCTCTCAACGTACCGGCAGCCTAAGTAGTGGATGGAGCGTGAGGAGGAGTATGTAAGTGGCAAATGGATTAGAGCCAGTGGGCGGGAAGCACTCTGGGTCAGCGGTCAGGGAGGATGGCAAGGTGTGGCTACACAGGACTCCAGTAGAGGCAGCGAGTCACAGACGTGACCTCAAGTACAATATGAGACGGTCATTGTTAGACCTCATTTATTGTGAGAACACGGTTCACATGTTGACCGGAAGTGGTTTGGGAAGGCTCAATAGTTAGAGGAGGTTGAACATTctggagaggaccatgatgctggtggtgaggacttggtatggtgaggaccatgatgctggtggtgtggacctggtatggtgaggaccacgatgctggtggtgaggacttggtatggagacgaccatgatgctggtggtgtggacctggtatggtgaggaccataatgctggtggtgtggacctggtatggtgaggaccgtgatgctggtggtgtggatctggtatggtgaggaccatgatgctggtggtatggtgaggaccgtgatgctgttggtgtggacctggtatggtgaggaccatgatgctggcggtgtggacctggtatggtgaggaccatgatgctggtggtggtgtggacctggtatggtgaggaccatggtgctggtggtcgtgtggacctggtatggtgaggaccatggtgctggtggttgtgtggacctggtatggtgaggaccgtgatgctggttgtggtgtggacctggtatggtgaggaccatgatgctggtggtggtgtgaacctggtatggtgaggaccatgatgctggtggtggtgtggacttggtatggtgacgaccatgatgctggtggtgtggacctggtatggtgaggaccatgatgctggtggtggtgtggacctggtatggtgaggaccgtgatgcaggtggtgtggacctggtatggtgaggaccgtgatgctggtggtgtggacctggtatggtgatgaccatgatgctggtggtgtggacctggtatggttaggaccatgatgctggtggtgtggaccaggtatggtgaggaccgtgatgctggtggtgtggatctggtatggtgaggaccgtgatgctggtggtggtgtggacctggtatggtaaggaccatgatgctggtggtggtgtggacctggtatggtgaggaccgtgatgctggcggtgtgcacctggtatggtgaggaccatgatgctggtggtgtggacctggtatggtgaggaccatgatgctggcgttgtgcacctggtatggtgaggaccatgatgctggtggtgtggacctggtatggtgagtaccatgatgctggtggtgtggacctggtatggtgaggaccatgatgctggcggtgtgcacctggtatggtgaggaccatgatgctggtggtgtggacctggtatggtgaggaccgtgatgctggtggtgtggacctggtatggtgatgaccatgatgctggtggtggtgtggacctggtatagtgaggaccatgttgctggtggtggtatggacctggtatggtgaggaccatgatgctggtggtgtggacctggtatggtgaggaccatgatgctggtggtggtgtggacctggtatggtgaggaccgtgatgctggtggtgtggacctggtatggtgaggaccgtgatgctggtggtgtggacctggtatggtgaggaccatgatgctggtggtggtgtggacctggtatggtgaggaccatgatgctggtggtgtggacctggtatggtgaggaccatgatgctggtggtgtggacctggtatggtgatgaccatgatgctggtggtggtgtggacctggtatagtgaggaccgtgatgctggtggtgtggacctggtatggtgaggaccgtgatgctggcggtgtgcaccaggtatggtgaggaccgtgatgctggtggtgtggatctggtatggtgaggaccgtgatgctggtggtggtgtggacctggtatggtgaggaccgtgatgctggtggtggtgtggacctggtatggtgaggaccgtgatgctggcggtgtgcacctggtatggtgaggaccatgatgctggtggtgtggacctggtatggtgaggaccgtgatgctggtggtgtagacctggtatggtgacgaccatgatgctggtagtgaggacctggtatggtgaggaccatgatgctggtggtgtggacctggtatggtgaggaccatgatgctggtggtggtgtggacctggtatggtgaggaccatgatgctgctggtggtgtggacctggtatggtgacgaccatgaagctggtggtgtggacctggtatggtgacgaccatgatgctggtggtgtggacctggtatggtgaggaccgtgatgttggtggtggtgtggacctggtatggtgaggatcgtgatgctggtggtggtgtggacctggtatggtgacgaccatgatgctggtggtgtggacctggtatagtgaggaccgtgatgctggtggtgtggacctggtatggtgatgaccatgatgctggtggtggtgtggacctggtatggtgacgaccatgatgctggtggtgtggacctggtatggtgaggaccgtgatgctggtggtgtggacctggtatggtgaggaccatgatgctggtggtgtggacctggtatggtgaggaccatgatgctggtggtgtggacctggtatggtgaggaccgtgatgctggtggtgtggacctggtatggtgatgaccatgatgctggtggtggtgtggacctggtatggtgacgaccatgatgctggtggtgtggacctggtatggtgaggaccgtgatgctggtggtgtggacctggtatggtgaggaccatgatgctggtggtgtggacctggtatggtgaggaccatgatgctggtggtggtgtggacctggtatggtgaggaccgtgatgctggtggtgtggacctggtatggtgaggaccgtgatgctggtggtagtgtggacctggtatggtgaggaccatgatgctgggggtgtggacctggtatggtgagaatcatgatgctgctggtggtgtggacctggtatggtgattaccatgatgctggtggtgtggatctggtatggtgaggaccatgatgctgctggtggtgtggacctggtatggtgacgaccatgatgcagatggtggtgtggacctggtatggtgaggaccatgatgctggtggtgtggacctggtatggtgaggaccatgttgctggtggtggtgtggacctggtatggtgacgaccatgatgctggtggtgtggacctggtatggtgaggaccgtgatgctggtggtgtggacctggtatggtgatgaccatgatgctggtggtgtggacctggtgtggtgaggaccgtgatgctggtggtggtgtggacctggtatggtgaggaccatgatgctggtggtgtggacctggtatggtgaggaccaagatgctggtgatgtggacctgcaatggtgaggaccatgatgctggtggtgtggaccaggtattgtgaggaccgtgatgctggtggtgtggatctggtatggtgaggaccgtgaagcaggtggtgtggacctggtatggtgaggaccatgatgctggtggtgtggacctagtatggtgaggaccatgatgctggtggtgtggacctggtatggtgaggaccatgatgctggtggtgtggacctggtatggtgaggaccatgatgctggtggtggtgtggacctggtatggtgaggaccatggtgctgctggtggtgtggatctggtatggtgaggaccatgatgctggtggtgtggatctggtatggtgaggaccatgatgctgttggtggtttggacctggtatggtgacgaccatgatgcagatggtggtgtggacctggtatggtgaggaccatgatgctggtggtgtggaccaggtatggtgaggaccgtgatgctggtggtgtggacctggtatggtgaggaccatgatggtggtggtgtggacctggtattgtgaggaacatgatggtggtggtggtgtggacctggtatggtgaggaccatgatgctggtggtgtggaccaggtatggtgaggaccgtgatgctggtggtgtggacctggtatggtgaggaccatgatgctggtggtggtgtggacctggtatggtgaggaccatgatgctggtggtgtggacctggtatggtgaggaccatgatgctggcgatggtgtggacctggtatagtgaggaccatgatgctggtggtgtggacctggtattgtgaggaacatgatggtggtggtgtggacctggtattgtgaggaacatgatggtggtggtggtgtggacctggtatggtgaggaccatgatgctggtggtgtggaccaggtatggtgaggaccgtgatgctggtggtgtggacctggtatggtgaggaccatgatggtggtggtgtggacctggtattgtgaggaacatgatggtggtggtggtgtggacctggtatagtgaggaccatgatgctggtggtggtgtggacctggtatggtgaggaccgtgatgctggtggtgtggacctggtatggtgaggaccatgatgctggtggtggtgtggacctggtatggtgaggaccatgatgctggtggtgtggacctggtatggtgaggaccgtgatgctggtagtgtgaacctggtatggtgaggaccatgatgctggtggtggtgtggacctggtatggtgaggaccgtgatgctggtggtgtggacctggtatggtgacgaccatgatgctggtggtgtggacctggtatggtgaggaccatgatgctggtggtgtggacctggtatagtgacgaccatgatgctggtggtgtggacctggtatggtgaggaccttgatgctagtgggtgtgtgaacctggtatggtgaggaccgtgatgctggtggtgtggacctggtatggtaaggaccatgatgctggtggtgtggacctggtatggtgacgaccatgatgctggtggtgtggacctggtatggtgaggaccttgatgctggtgggtgtgtaaacctggtatggtgaggaccgtgatgctggtggtgtggacctggtatgatgaggaccatgatgctggtggtgtagacctggtatggtgaggaccgtgatgctggtggtgtggacctggtatggtgaggaccatgatgctggtggtgtggacctggtatggtgaggaccgtgatgctggtagtgtgaacctggtatggtgaggaccatgatgctggtggtggtgtggacctggtatggtgaggaccatgatgctggtagtggtgtggacctggtatggtgaggaccatgatgctggtggtggtgtggacctggtatggtgacgaccatgatgctggtggtgtggacctggtatggtgacgacaatgatgctggtggtgtggacctggtatggtgaggaccatgttgctggtggtgtagaccaggtatggtgaggaccatgatgctggtggtgtagacctggtatggtgaggaccatgatgctggtggtgtagaccaggtatggtgaggaccatgatgctggtggtgtagaccaggtatggtgacg from Procambarus clarkii isolate CNS0578487 chromosome 83, FALCON_Pclarkii_2.0, whole genome shotgun sequence harbors:
- the LOC138358477 gene encoding piggyBac transposable element-derived protein 4-like → MDSDHEQGPSRKKIAKERREKQKLSSVQEKYKHVRLTPSKFQAVFDDLSGSSSDETDVGIDTDASSEHLETETADEDFESDESEDSEESEVEIATHARRGTGAHARARHTTRTTRTPAPTDSDDGWCSDNTAPFVDNFTGTPGLTVPVPTTVLGFIQLFLTQKLLKYIAYETNLYASQNKAGTGQSTKHRWQPVTVKEIARYMGLTILMGICPLPRLRMYWQTGRFWHIPCFNTFMTGKRFEMIAKYFHVYNNKSIPPGQGVDKLIKVRSLMQYLLNRFKRIYIPNKNLSLDEGTMPWRGRLSFKTYNPNKPDKYGIKLYMLAEATSGYIYDFEIYSGVGKKTIDTVMALIEPLKDKGYHLYMDNYYNSVRLSEALLQVGVYTCGTLRLQRGAPKSLQMQAKGKVPIDKTLFKRKDNTFIILWKDKRIVSLITNCHNAETQQVQRRKRVRNRDGTTSVQQVTVNKPNAICDYNTNMKDRKKLTLLHFHEQVIAALLFYKSSNWPEEDDDIPHAADVNATGANVATPGPSTPRAPTAGPSGVRRPLFTSPVPADLPSSSESGDEAVIITSGASAATRPRIVDNPDRLKRNLSHTQVKIQKRLRCRVCKLSGKRKDTHYKCKTCDVALCPAPCYSKYHRKRKFWADKQ